The following proteins are co-located in the Vigna unguiculata cultivar IT97K-499-35 chromosome 9, ASM411807v1, whole genome shotgun sequence genome:
- the LOC114164339 gene encoding auxin-induced protein X10A-like produces the protein MGFRLPGIRRSSFSGSQTSSCKDAEVPKGYLAVYVGEKMKRFLIPVLFLNEPLFQELLRQAEEEFGYCHPMGGLTIPCEETVFFNVASRLNQL, from the coding sequence ATGGGTTTTCGCTTACCTGGTATAAGACGATCATCATTTAGTGGAAGCCAAACATCCTCTTGCAAGGATGCAGAAGTCCCAAAAGGGTATCTTGCTGTGTATGTTGGAGAGAAAATGAAGAGGTTCTTGATACCAGTGCTGTTCTTGAACGAGCCTTTATTTCAAGAATTGCTCCGACAAGCTGAAGAGGAGTTTGGTTACTGTCACCCCATGGGTGGTCTCACTATTCCCTGCGAGGAGACTGTGTTCTTCAACGTAGCTTCTCGCTTGAACCAGCTATAA
- the LOC114164342 gene encoding auxin-induced protein 6B-like gives MGFRSPAIRRASFTGSSQSSSKAINIAKGYVAVYVGERMKRFVIPMTYLNQPSFQDLLSQAEEEFGYNHPMGGLTIPCTEDVFLHVTSRLNGL, from the coding sequence ATGGGTTTCCGTTCCCCTGCAATTAGAAGGGCTTCATTTACTGGTAGTAGCCAATCATCTTCAAAAGCTATAAACATTGCAAAGGGCTATGTTGCAGTGTATGTAGGAGAGAGAATGAAACGGTTTGTGATCCCCATGACATACTTGAACCAACCTTCATTTCAAGATTTGCTGAGTCAAGCAGAGGAAGAATTTGGATACAATCATCCAATGGGTGGTCTTACAATTCCTTGCACAGAAGATGTCTTTTTGCATGTTACCTCTCGCTTGAATGGACTCTGA
- the LOC114164340 gene encoding auxin-induced protein 6B-like: MGFRLPGIRRSSFSASKQSSCKVLEVPRGYLAVYVGEKMKRFLIPVSFLNEPLFQELLSQAEEEFGYYHPMGGLTIPCKEDMFVDIASRLNRL, from the coding sequence ATGGGTTTTCGCTTACCTGGTATTAGACGATCATCATTTAGTGCAAGCAAACAATCTTCTTGCAAGGTGTTGGAAGTTCCAAGAGGGTATCTTGCAGTGTATGTTGGAGAAAAAATGAAGAGGTTCTTGATTCCAGTGTCCTTCTTGAACGAGCCTTTATTTCAAGAATTGCTGAGCCAAGCAGAAGAGGAATTCGGTTACTATCATCCTATGGGTGGTCTCACGATTCCATGCAAGGAAGATATGTTCGTGGATATAGCTTCTCGCTTGAACAGATTATAG
- the LOC114164588 gene encoding auxin-induced protein 15A-like gives MGFRLPGIRRASKGTEIPPKGFLAVYVGDNMRRFLIPVSYLNQPTFQDLLSQSEEEFGYSHPTGGLTIPCKEDVFLNVTSRLNRL, from the coding sequence ATGGGTTTCCGTTTACCTGGTATTAGACGAGCATCTAAGGGCACTGAAATCCCACCAAAAGGTTTTCTTGCAGTCTATGTCGGAGATAATATGAGGCGGTTTCTGATTCCTGTATCATACTTGAACCAACCTACTTTTCAGGATTTACTGAGTCAATCAGAAGAAGAATTTGGATATTCTCATCCAACGGGTGGCCTCACAATTCCTTGTAAGGAGGATGTGTTCCTCAATGTCACTTCTCGCTTGAATCGGCTATAA
- the LOC114164715 gene encoding auxin-responsive protein SAUR23-like: MGFGFRGFQRRVNIPKGSVAVYVGENQKKRFVVPISYLNQPSFQELLSQAEQEFGFDHPMGGLTLPCREYVFLQVTSRLHRR, from the coding sequence ATGGGTTTCGGCTTCCGTGGGTTTCAAAGGCGTGTGAACATCCCAAAGGGAAGTGTAGCAGTGTATGTAGGAGAAAACCAGAAGAAGCGTTTTGTGGTTCCCATATCGTACTTGAACCAACCTTCTTTTCAAGAGTTGCTGAGTCAAGCTGAACAAGAATTTGGATTTGATCATCCAATGGGTGGCCTCACACTTCCTTGCAGAGAATATGTCTTCCTTCAAGTCACTTCTCGCTTGCACAGGCGATAG
- the LOC114162270 gene encoding CDT1-like protein a, chloroplastic: MEKRNLRSSKVQSPKPVQFSSKTPDKLSQRIRNRGVAQGLADIKKVCKGLQDRKRRGETKSLPPQSKTVRRQILQCSSPSKSKSTDDHPSKLPEKYEILDHFFDRLDTLISMFSLKGKTPSFTEISSRIESLTDRRFTHGHLAQLKFILPEAIVLKKFLVHDERTSCMKPDIHISLAPEAVESDSKMPPQRGRVSLKKLFHARLREFWESHPEGDEIPEGTLPEPFNRPKKVNILDTLETRLPTKLSLCMRYNDIVNNVESDSIDENKSAAPVETSIELPNEHLAAASHIAPSFRARFSLKFKQNLADTVQQNSQVDSVQPSPAKLASQAARTENCSCASLESSSENCATCASLESSCAPAPSSSPCKTVDNTESEDGSLDNIDAMSTPARKNVEYIENKDGSFKRIDAMSTPAKLVSTPIRLMSATPALRSTKRNLMSPDDHPTSSLNKLARRPPRSRSLVFDTPVKNEDVVNEDNAGGLPIDDDIFDILPGKLIQSIREKERMTMEERDPAITQAKKRKKNIANLPKLFDMIRLLLRQRNCITKMELVSKIISSHSDIVDRSEVEEQLDLLQELAPEWISEKQVSSGDLLLFINKMLNPETIRASLEEAA, from the exons ATGGAGAAACGCAATCTCCGAAGCTCCAAGGTCCAATCGCCAAAGCCCGTTCAATTCAGTTCCAAGACGCCGGACAAACTGTCGCAACGGATCCGCAACCGCGGCGTCGCGCAAGGGTTGGCAGACATAAAAAAAGTCTGCAAGGGTTTACAGGATCGGAAGCGACGCGGTGAAACGAAATCGTTACCGCCGCAAAGCAAGACTGTGAGAAGGCAGATCTTACAGTGTTCTTCTCCGAGTAAATCCAAGAGTACTGACGATCATCCTTCCAAGCTTCCGGAAAa ATATGAAATTTTGGATCATTTCTTCGATCGCTTGGACACTTTAATTTCAATGTTCTCTCTGAAAGGGAAGACGCCATCTTTTACGGAAATCAGTTCTAGAATTGAATCTTTAACAGACAG gaGGTTTACTCACGGCCATCTAGCACAGTTGAAATTTATCTTGCCTGAAGCTATTGTTCTGAAGAAGTTTCTAGTGCATGATGAACGGACCAGTTGTATGAAGCCAGATATTCACATTTCTTTAGCCCCTGAGGCGGTAGAGTCTGATTCGAAGATGCCCCCTCAACGTGGGAGAGTGTCATTGAAAAAGTTGTTTCACGCACGGCTTAGAGAATTTTGGGAATCGCATCCTGAG GGTGATGAAATTCCAGAAGGAACTTTGCCAGAGCCATTCAATCGCCCAAAGAAAGTCAATATTTTAGACACGTTGGAAACTCGTCTCCCAACAAAATTATCACTCTGCATGCGCTATAATGACATTGTCAATAATGTAGAGTCTGATAGTATAGATGAAAATAAGTCTGCTGCACCTGTAGAAACATCAATTGAATTGCCTAATGAGCATCTAGCAGCAGCTTCTCACATTGCTCCATCCTTTAGAGCAAgattttctttgaaatttaaacaaaatttagcaGATACTGTACAGCAAAATTCTCAAGTAGATTCAGTACAACCCTCCCCAGCTAAGTTGGCTTCACAAGCAGCTAGAACTGAAAATTGTTCATGTGCCTCCCTGGAATCATCCAGTGAAAATTGTGCAACATGTGCCTCTCTGGAATCATCATGTGCTCCCGCTCCCAGTTCTTCTCCATGCAAAACCGTCGACAACACAGAAAGCGAAGATGGGTCTCTCGATAATATTGATGCCATGTCAACCCCAGCAAGAAAAAACGTCGAGTACATAGAAAACAAAGATGGTTCTTTCAAGAGGATTGATGCCATGTCAACTCCAGCTAAACTTGTTTCTACTCCAATTAGATTGATGAGTGCCACACCTGCCTTGCGTTCAACCAAAAGAAATCTTATGAGCCCAGATGACCACCCAACCAGTTCTTTGAACAAGTTAGCTAGGCGTCCACCTCGCTCAAGGTCATTGGTATTTGACACCCCGGTGAAGAATGAGGATGTTGTGAATGAAGACAATGCCGGTGGATTACCAAtagatgatgatatttttgacatcctcCCAGGAAAACTTATCCAATCG ATTAGAGAAAAGGAAAGAATGACAATGGAGGAAAGAGATCCAGCTATCACTCAAGCCAAGAAACGGAAAAAAAATATAGCTAACCTTCCAAAGCTCTTTGACATGATTCGTCTCTTGCTTCGACAGCGGAATTGTATCACTAAAATGGAGCTTGTAAGCAAGATAATTTCAAGCCACAGCGATATTGTTGACAGAA GTGAAGTTGAAGAACAGTTAGATTTGTTACAAGAACTAGCACCGGAATGGATTTCTGAGAAGCAGGTCTCTAGTGGTGATTTGCTCTTATT CAtaaacaaaatgttgaacccTGAAACCATTCGAGCATCTCTTGAAGAAGCGGCATAG
- the LOC114163971 gene encoding auxin-responsive protein SAUR21-like: MGIRLPIFMAVHANKILKWQQHLHNRNNSNVPKGHVAVYVGEAQKKRFVVPISYLNHPSFLDLLNRAQEEFGYNHPMGGLTIPCKEEAFISLTSQLRS; the protein is encoded by the coding sequence ATGGGTATTCGTCTTCCGATATTTATGGCTGTTCATGCGAACAAGATATTGAAGTGGCAGCAGCATCTGCATAATAGAAACAACTCGAACGTTCCGAAGGGTCACGTAGCGGTGTATGTGGGAGAGGCTCAAAAGAAGAGGTTCGTGGTTCCAATATCTTACTTGAACCATCCTTCGTTTCTTGATTTGCTCAACCGAGCTCAGGAAGAATTTGGCTACAATCATCCAATGGGAGGTCTCACTATCCCTTGCAAAGAAGAGGCATTCATCTCTCTCACCTCTCAATTACGTTCCtga